One segment of Takifugu rubripes chromosome 5, fTakRub1.2, whole genome shotgun sequence DNA contains the following:
- the pex12 gene encoding peroxisome assembly protein 12 — translation MAEAGAHLTSTANEQPSIFEVLAQESLMEAVKPALRHAVKVLAESHPSRFGVLWQRFDELYLLLDLLLQNHFLSHCSASFSENFYGLKRVPAGRGLPVRLGLNRKSHWCSLLLLCLVPYLRAKLEATLARQRDEEDFSIRLAQSRSQRLYRAAVAAYPYISSAWHLWAFLHQLLFVFGVSKNHSPLLWVARVRLARLTARDIQDMELVAGRPEMPAKGSFGQRAWQLMSQAARGVAVSLSTSLSLGVFFLQFLEWWYSSDNQSTVKALTSMPVPPAPLHLQEDQSSPDSSRATTVHHKRTCPLCHCLRANATILSTSGYVFCYRCIYTYVKANRRCPVTGYPSELQHLIKIYSPDC, via the exons ATGGCGGAGGCCGGAGCTCACCTTACCTCCACTGCCAACGAGCAGCCGTCCATTTTTGAGGTCCTGGCTCAGGAGTCTCTGATGGAGGCGGTCAAACCGGCCCTGAGGCACGCTGTCAAA GTTCTGGCCGAGTCCCACCCATCCCGTTTTGGCGTCCTGTGGCAACGCTTCGACGAGCTctacctgctgctggacctTCTCTTGCAGAACCACTTCTTGTCTCATTGCAGCGCCTCTTTCTCTGAGAACTTCTACGGCTTGAAGAGAGTCCCAGCAGGTCGAGGACTTCCTGTCCGTCTTGGCTTGAACAGGAAGTCACACTGgtgctctcttctcctcctgtgcCTGGTGCCGTACCTGCGGGCAAAGCTGGAGGCCACACTGGCGCGGCAGCGGGACGAGGAGGACTTCTCCATCCGGCTGGCACAGAGCAGGAGCCAGAGGCTGTACcgagcagctgtggcagcctACCCCTACATCAGCTCAGCTTGGCACCTCTGGGCCTTCCTCCACCAACTGCTCTTTGTGTTTGGAGTTTCCAAGAACCACAGTCCCCTGCTGTGGGTCGCCAGGGTCAGACTGGCACGCCTCACCGCCCGAGACATACAGGACATGGAGCTAGTGGCTGGCAGACCTGAGATGCCGGCTAAGGGCAG CTTTGGGCAGAGAGCGTGGCAGCTGATGTCACAAGCTGCCAGGGGTGTGGCCGTgtctctctccacctccctctccctggGTGTcttcttcctgcagttcctggaATGGTGGTACTCCTCAGACAACCAGAGCACCGTCAAAGCGCTCACGTCCATGCCTGTCCCCCCTGCTCccctccacctgcaggaggaccagAGCAGCCCGGACTCTTCAAGAGCCACGACCGTTCACCACAAGAGGACCTGCCCGCTCTGTCACTGCCTTCGCGCAAACGCCACCATTTTGTCCACGTCCGGTTACGTCTTCTGCTACCGCTGCATTTACACGTACGTGAAGGCCAACCGCCGTTGCCCGGTTACCGGGTACCCCAGTGAACTGCAGCACCTGATTAAGATCTACTCACCGGATTGTTAG